The Devosia sp. MC521 genome has a segment encoding these proteins:
- a CDS encoding sugar ABC transporter ATP-binding protein: MASPTPLLSATRVTKSYAGVPALKGADLVVAPGEIHALMGENGAGKSTLIKILAGVVTPDSAEIRVDGALVSIEGTKAAYNLGLRFIHQEFNVVPTLSVAENIFIGRDYPRRAGVFVDWAALNSEAQRALTRLGIDHIDPRRTLGELSLGDQMLVRISAALLDDAKVYVLDEPTAALTRDESERLFKVLREIRASGSSVLYVSHRLDEIMALCDKATVLRDGTSIDSGAMSNITQDDLIAMMIGRRVDEAFPKAVSQPGEGEAFAAQGLMAKGIGAIEFAVRPGEIFGIAGLSGSGQGELIRALFGDQKITSGRLTLDGVAYAPKSPGAAWEAGVAYVPRERRAEGLFMQRPIYENITVAHLKRHSAAGVWLKPGHEKAYASETGAAMRLKAASVGQPVYELSGGNQQKVVFGRVVAGPPKLLLLEEPTRGVDVGAKFDIYTILRDLAAKGTAIILVSTDLPELLGMSDRIAVMREGQFDTIVDAEELAEDTLINLCYGRASGVKVA, translated from the coding sequence ATGGCCTCTCCCACTCCGCTTCTTTCCGCGACCCGAGTTACGAAATCCTACGCGGGCGTGCCTGCGTTAAAAGGGGCGGACCTTGTGGTCGCTCCCGGCGAAATCCATGCGCTTATGGGCGAAAATGGCGCGGGGAAATCGACGCTCATCAAAATTCTCGCCGGGGTGGTGACGCCCGATAGCGCTGAGATCCGTGTTGATGGCGCGCTGGTGAGCATCGAGGGTACTAAGGCGGCCTATAATCTGGGCCTGCGATTTATCCATCAGGAATTCAATGTTGTGCCGACCCTGTCGGTGGCCGAGAACATTTTCATTGGCCGCGACTATCCGCGCCGGGCGGGTGTTTTTGTCGATTGGGCTGCGCTGAACTCGGAAGCGCAACGGGCGCTGACGCGGCTGGGGATCGACCATATTGATCCGCGCCGCACGCTGGGCGAGCTGTCGCTGGGCGATCAGATGTTGGTGCGTATTTCGGCGGCGCTGCTCGATGACGCCAAGGTCTATGTGCTCGACGAGCCGACGGCGGCGCTGACGCGCGACGAGAGTGAGAGGCTATTCAAGGTTTTGCGCGAGATTCGCGCATCGGGCAGCTCGGTCCTTTATGTGTCGCACCGGCTCGATGAGATTATGGCGCTGTGTGACAAGGCCACGGTTTTGCGTGATGGCACCTCCATCGACAGCGGCGCGATGAGCAATATTACGCAGGACGATCTCATTGCCATGATGATCGGACGGCGGGTGGACGAGGCTTTCCCAAAGGCGGTGTCGCAGCCGGGCGAGGGCGAGGCCTTTGCGGCTCAAGGGCTGATGGCCAAGGGTATTGGAGCGATTGAATTTGCGGTCCGTCCCGGGGAGATTTTCGGCATTGCCGGGCTTTCCGGTTCGGGGCAGGGCGAATTGATCCGGGCGCTGTTTGGCGACCAGAAGATCACGAGCGGGCGCTTAACCCTCGACGGAGTGGCTTATGCGCCGAAATCGCCGGGGGCGGCCTGGGAAGCGGGCGTTGCCTATGTGCCACGCGAGCGACGGGCTGAGGGGCTGTTCATGCAGCGCCCGATCTATGAGAACATTACCGTTGCCCATTTGAAGCGCCATAGCGCGGCGGGGGTGTGGCTCAAGCCGGGGCATGAGAAGGCCTATGCGAGCGAAACCGGCGCGGCGATGCGCTTGAAGGCGGCCAGTGTTGGCCAGCCCGTTTATGAGCTCTCCGGCGGCAATCAGCAGAAGGTTGTCTTTGGTCGCGTGGTGGCGGGGCCGCCAAAACTGCTGCTCTTGGAAGAGCCGACGCGCGGCGTCGATGTGGGCGCCAAGTTTGATATTTACACCATCCTGCGCGATCTGGCTGCCAAGGGCACGGCCATTATTCTGGTGTCGACCGATCTGCCTGAGCTTTTGGGCATGAGCGACAGGATCGCGGTGATGCGCGAGGGGCAGTTCGACACCATTGTCGATGCCGAGGAGCTCGCCGAAGACACTCTTATCAATCTTTGCTACGGCCGGGCCTCCGGCGTGAAGGTGGCCTAA